One Flavobacterium cerinum genomic window, AGAAACAGGTTTTTTATGCGCAAATACAACGAATAATAGAAGTATACCAATAAACGTATAGCTGTTATTCCAGATGGAACCGGAAGATTCATTAGGTTGTTGCGTGTATACAGTAATGGTTTCCGGTGCTAATGGCGTCTGACCGATTTTAGTTTTGGAAACACCTTCCATAAGTTCGGATGGAAGGAATAATTTATCCGATTGTTTGTCGACCTTAGAACCGAAAATTAAATTAATTCCCAGTTTCTCATAAAAGCTATTCGCTAGATAAGAGTTCAGAATGGTGCGATAATCCTTTTTTGTGTCCGGAATATCGGTGTTAATTTTAGCTGTTGACAGAATACTGTTGATTCGATCGGCAACCATAGTGGTACAGTTACGATCGATAAATTTATAAGTATAATATTTCTGATCAGATGATAATACGACAACCAGCTCATTAATCAATTGCTGTTTTTGTACAGGCGATAAAGCAAGCTTTTGTTCGTAAATCGATCGGTTTTCATACTGATAATTCTGAACAAACTCGTCATATGATCCGGTCGCTACAAAATATTGAAGATCACCTTTTACAAATTTCAGATAAAAATTAGGCGTGCCGAAATCAAAAGCACCATAATTAAATACAACATCAACACCGTTTTCAGCATTGTGAATACGTAGCGCAGTATGTCCGAAAAGAGAATGTAACTGACTTCCGGAACCACAAGTTAATAAACTGACTTCAGTCTGATCGGACAATAGCAGATTTGTTTGTGCCGTAGTTCTAAAGGAGAACAAAAAGAAAAAAATCAGAATAGAAAAGGTAAAAGAACGCATCGTGAGTTTGTTTAAAATTATTTGCTGAAAATGCCTAAATCAACTTTTAAAGAAAATATATTGGAATACAGTGCGGCACTTTGGTCACCGATGTCTGTTAGCGCGTAATCGACCTGAATGCCTTTGTATTTAAAACCAAGACCTAAATTAGGTTGGAAATTCAACTTTTCGGAATTGTCAATTTGTTTTACATTTTGGAAGTTACCCACACCGGCTCGTAAAAAAACAAGATCGGTATAGCCAAATTCAAAACCGGCAGCAGGATCAATACTTACAGCATTGGTTGAAATGATATCATTAGTTCGGGCAAAGCGCATGTTTAACTGCGTTGCAGCCAAAATACTGTAATCGTAACGAATGATAAATTTTTTAGAAAGACCAACCTGTAGTTTCGGAAGGGTGATTTCGGTAGTTTCCGGTGGCTCCTGGTTTTCACCCGGTACGGCATCTTTTATTTTGTTGAATTCATCTTCATCGATAGTCCAGACAT contains:
- a CDS encoding lipoprotein N-acyltransferase Lnb domain-containing protein → MRSFTFSILIFFFLFSFRTTAQTNLLLSDQTEVSLLTCGSGSQLHSLFGHTALRIHNAENGVDVVFNYGAFDFGTPNFYLKFVKGDLQYFVATGSYDEFVQNYQYENRSIYEQKLALSPVQKQQLINELVVVLSSDQKYYTYKFIDRNCTTMVADRINSILSTAKINTDIPDTKKDYRTILNSYLANSFYEKLGINLIFGSKVDKQSDKLFLPSELMEGVSKTKIGQTPLAPETITVYTQQPNESSGSIWNNSYTFIGILLLFVVFAHKKPVSAIYLAFTGFMGLFLSLVGFYSFHEEVSSNYNALLVSPILLISLFFLLTGNKKGFKISAYSCFISMLIFIGYAFNKDHFLLMTPILIANVLILVRLLRKEKL